One Chryseobacterium wanjuense genomic region harbors:
- a CDS encoding alpha/beta hydrolase, translating to MKTNTIVLIHGLFVNNTSWKEWKTYFEAQGYTVHTPANPGHNGDPRDLKKNFPADLKDVGFDDVVDHLSRFIDTLPEKPIIIGHSFGGLMVQKLIDMGKAVAGVSIDGAPPKNVMAPFSTVKIVWPVVNFFKGNTVFMGSKEWYHKAFFNNYSKEESDKLYETIAAPESRKLARDPLFKSSAKLDLQKPHEPLLFIAGERDHIFAANFSRKIAGAYKDKNSIVDFKEFPGRSHFIAGEKNWEEVAGYVLDWIKKVN from the coding sequence ATGAAAACAAACACTATCGTATTAATTCATGGATTATTTGTGAACAATACAAGCTGGAAAGAATGGAAAACTTATTTTGAAGCTCAGGGCTACACCGTACACACACCTGCTAATCCGGGACACAACGGAGATCCTAGAGATCTGAAAAAGAATTTTCCGGCAGATTTGAAAGATGTGGGATTTGATGATGTGGTAGATCATTTATCAAGATTTATTGATACACTTCCTGAAAAACCTATTATTATCGGGCATTCATTTGGTGGATTGATGGTTCAGAAACTGATTGATATGGGAAAAGCTGTTGCCGGAGTAAGCATCGACGGCGCTCCTCCAAAAAATGTGATGGCTCCCTTTTCCACCGTGAAAATCGTTTGGCCGGTGGTGAATTTCTTTAAAGGAAATACCGTATTTATGGGGTCAAAAGAATGGTATCACAAAGCTTTTTTCAATAATTATTCTAAAGAGGAAAGTGACAAATTATATGAAACCATTGCTGCACCCGAAAGCAGAAAATTGGCAAGAGATCCGCTATTCAAATCTTCTGCAAAGCTGGATTTGCAAAAACCTCACGAGCCCTTGCTTTTCATTGCGGGTGAAAGAGATCATATTTTTGCTGCCAATTTTTCAAGAAAAATTGCCGGAGCTTACAAAGACAAAAACAGCATTGTTGATTTTAAAGAGTTTCCCGGAAGAAGCCACTTTATCGCTGGTGAAAAAAATTGGGAAGAGGTTGCGGGATATGTTTTGGATTGGATTAAAAAAGTAAATTAA
- a CDS encoding class I SAM-dependent methyltransferase, with amino-acid sequence MTNKNHWENVYETKNPDQVSWTQKKPQTSLDFIHSFGLKKDAKIIDIGGGDGNLVDFLLEEGFENITVLDISAKALEKAKKRLGKKAEKVQWITTDITEFAPTETYDIWHDRAAFHFLTTPEQISKYLEIAKKSINKFMILGTFSKNGPTKCSGLEIKQYDEETMSSQFHENFEKINCIIEDHTTPFDTTQNFIFCAFKKLFPDK; translated from the coding sequence ATGACCAACAAAAACCATTGGGAAAACGTCTATGAAACCAAAAATCCGGATCAGGTAAGCTGGACACAGAAAAAACCTCAGACTTCCTTAGATTTTATCCATTCTTTTGGATTGAAAAAAGATGCGAAAATTATTGATATCGGCGGCGGTGACGGCAATCTTGTCGATTTCCTTTTAGAAGAAGGTTTTGAAAATATTACCGTTCTTGATATTTCTGCAAAAGCATTAGAAAAAGCAAAAAAAAGACTGGGCAAAAAAGCTGAAAAAGTACAGTGGATCACTACAGACATCACAGAATTCGCGCCAACTGAAACCTATGATATCTGGCATGACAGAGCGGCTTTTCATTTTCTGACAACACCGGAACAGATTTCAAAATACCTTGAAATTGCGAAAAAAAGCATCAATAAGTTCATGATTTTAGGAACTTTTTCAAAAAACGGACCTACAAAATGCAGCGGACTGGAAATCAAACAATACGATGAAGAAACTATGAGCAGTCAGTTTCATGAAAATTTTGAGAAAATCAATTGTATTATAGAAGATCATACAACACCTTTTGATACAACACAGAATTTTATTTTTTGTGCATTCAAGAAACTATTTCCCGATAAATGA
- a CDS encoding DUF4919 domain-containing protein — protein sequence MRTFFVVIMLGLFNILQAQKPEFKAPDYDAIQKNIEDKNSEFYYPNLLKKLKASDTLITGDQYRHLYFGQTFQKNYSPYKTGKNFEEMSKFYRGENITDKDLPRGLKLFREALEENPLDLRAMNYLAYLYHLTKDEAMAKKTSINFHGLLGAILSSGDGLKCETGFHVISVSHEYVLMNMFELESQAQSYDGKCDYQKFEKDKYKIPGLYFNVSKLYGRMFD from the coding sequence ATGAGAACATTTTTTGTAGTAATAATGTTGGGCTTGTTTAATATTTTACAGGCTCAAAAACCGGAATTCAAGGCACCGGATTATGATGCCATTCAAAAAAATATTGAAGACAAAAATTCTGAATTTTATTACCCGAATCTTTTAAAGAAATTAAAGGCAAGCGATACACTAATCACGGGAGACCAATATCGACATTTGTATTTTGGACAGACTTTCCAGAAAAATTATTCACCTTATAAAACGGGGAAAAACTTTGAGGAAATGTCAAAATTTTATCGCGGTGAAAACATTACAGATAAAGATCTTCCAAGAGGGCTGAAGCTTTTCCGTGAAGCACTGGAAGAAAATCCGCTGGATCTTCGAGCCATGAATTATCTGGCGTATCTGTATCATTTAACCAAAGATGAAGCGATGGCCAAGAAAACTTCAATTAATTTCCACGGATTGCTGGGTGCTATTCTCAGTTCCGGCGACGGATTAAAATGCGAAACGGGCTTCCATGTCATTTCCGTTTCCCATGAATATGTTTTGATGAATATGTTCGAATTGGAATCCCAGGCCCAAAGCTATGACGGAAAATGTGATTATCAGAAATTTGAAAAGGATAAATATAAAATTCCGGGGCTATATTTTAATGTGAGTAAACTTTATGGGAGAATGTTCGATTAA
- a CDS encoding ABC transporter ATP-binding protein has translation MKKQDTWGIIKRLFFIGMKFRSWFVITLIISIILAIVSTYRPYLTMQVVDNDITGLKDKALMMKHIYLLVGLVFAETVLNFFLVYFSNYISQNVIRDIRERLYNKLIYFKTSFFDKTPIGQLVTRAVGDVETIATVYTDGFLMVFGDILRIIFVLVMMFITNVHLSYITLAILPLMVVITRFFQKRLKKAFGDERTWTANQNSFVQERLAGMPIIQVFNRQNSEFKKFDDINITLKDALLRTVFIFSLFFPVVELISSLFIGFILFYGSYTTIKAGVVIAFIQYISMLIRPLRQIADRFNNIQRGIVGAERVLGLMDEENSMPNTGKVQKDHFDGKIEFQNVHFAYDEKQEVLKGIDFKVNPGETVAIVGATGAGKSTIISLITRLYDINSGKILIDDVDLKDYELYCLRSHIGVVLQDVFLFHGSIFENLAFGDETITLDKIKAGAKEIEVDEFIESLPGGYDYVVSERGSSISLGQRQLLSFLRAYLSDPKILILDEATSSIDHESEKLIQRATEKITKNRTSIIIAHRLSTIEKADKIIVMEHGKIVEEGKHLELLDKNGYYATLYKAQLRHEVEMEEEERKS, from the coding sequence ATGAAAAAACAAGATACCTGGGGAATTATCAAGAGGCTGTTCTTTATCGGAATGAAGTTTCGTTCTTGGTTCGTCATTACGCTGATCATCTCCATCATACTGGCCATAGTTTCTACCTACAGGCCTTATCTTACTATGCAGGTTGTGGATAATGACATCACAGGGCTGAAAGATAAAGCGCTGATGATGAAGCATATCTACTTGTTGGTAGGTCTGGTGTTTGCGGAAACGGTCCTGAATTTTTTTCTGGTGTATTTTTCCAATTATATTTCCCAAAATGTAATCCGGGACATTAGAGAAAGACTTTATAACAAGCTTATTTATTTTAAAACTTCTTTTTTTGATAAAACTCCGATCGGGCAGCTGGTAACAAGAGCGGTTGGTGATGTAGAAACCATTGCAACGGTGTATACAGACGGTTTTCTGATGGTTTTCGGAGATATTTTGAGAATTATTTTCGTATTGGTGATGATGTTCATTACGAATGTTCACCTGAGTTATATTACACTGGCGATTTTGCCGCTGATGGTGGTGATTACGAGATTTTTCCAGAAAAGACTGAAAAAAGCATTTGGAGACGAAAGAACGTGGACGGCCAATCAAAACTCATTTGTTCAGGAAAGGCTGGCGGGAATGCCGATAATTCAGGTGTTCAACAGGCAGAATTCTGAGTTTAAAAAGTTTGATGATATTAATATTACCTTAAAAGACGCTTTGTTGAGAACGGTTTTCATCTTCTCACTGTTTTTTCCTGTGGTAGAATTAATTTCTTCTCTTTTCATCGGTTTTATCCTGTTTTATGGAAGTTATACAACGATTAAAGCAGGGGTTGTCATTGCTTTTATTCAATATATTTCGATGTTGATTCGCCCTTTGAGACAAATTGCCGACAGATTCAACAATATCCAGCGTGGTATTGTGGGTGCGGAAAGAGTTTTAGGCTTAATGGATGAAGAAAATTCGATGCCGAATACCGGAAAAGTGCAAAAAGATCACTTTGACGGAAAAATTGAGTTCCAGAACGTGCATTTTGCTTATGATGAGAAGCAGGAAGTACTGAAAGGAATTGATTTTAAAGTAAATCCGGGAGAAACCGTAGCAATTGTTGGAGCAACCGGAGCCGGAAAATCTACGATTATCAGTTTGATTACCAGATTGTATGATATTAATTCAGGGAAAATTTTAATTGATGATGTAGATCTGAAAGATTATGAATTGTATTGCCTGAGAAGCCATATCGGAGTGGTGCTGCAGGATGTTTTCCTCTTCCACGGAAGTATTTTTGAAAACCTGGCGTTTGGTGATGAAACCATTACTTTAGATAAAATAAAGGCGGGAGCAAAAGAAATTGAGGTAGATGAATTCATTGAAAGCCTTCCCGGAGGTTACGATTATGTTGTGAGCGAAAGAGGTTCGTCGATTTCTTTGGGGCAGAGACAGTTATTGTCGTTTTTAAGAGCCTATTTATCAGATCCTAAGATTTTAATTCTTGATGAGGCAACTTCTTCGATTGACCATGAAAGTGAAAAATTGATTCAGAGAGCAACCGAAAAAATTACCAAAAACAGAACCTCGATCATCATCGCACACAGACTTTCCACCATTGAAAAGGCCGATAAAATTATCGTTATGGAACACGGAAAAATCGTTGAAGAAGGCAAGCATCTGGAGCTTCTGGACAAAAACGGATATTACGCAACATTGTACAAAGCCCAGCTGAGACACGAGGTGGAAATGGAAGAAGAGGAAAGAAAATCATAG
- a CDS encoding patatin-like phospholipase family protein, with protein sequence MKKIFTILSLIMTITLLYSQDSIKIHSSLITKDTKFGLALSGGGAKGFAHIGILKMLDSLKIKVDYITGTSMGGILGGLYGMGYSGNELKKMVYSTDWKRVLSNKIPYNKVNISEKDEYNKYIMEFPVIDGLPTLPGSYIEGQYMSEVLNTLTFPAKHINDFSKLRIPVELTSSDIINGGLVMQKKGSLALAIRSTLAIPAAFAPVYIDGKLLVDGGLDRNFPVQEVKDMGANYIIGGYTGFRLFTKKEIENPMKMIYQTHAFHSVQDYNQQKKMSDILVDFVTPLNKYTTKDFKNYKEIIKIGEQEAKKHLPEFIALANEQHKLGIIYDHQLIEEIKKPTVKFTYSEDNGTPINNTAEIETINNLMGLKKGVYYDAKTVNEAIDRVFGMRHYEKVYYTYTDSDDGLIMNIFVKRVNPAAFKLALHYDNEQSVGIIVNYTYRNLEKRFRALATLDISEHFKGRLQFQKFLGNTSHWWISAEGNTSQLKSNDFILRLINSDDDNVSLSDNYIYRNINFNTAINYTINPNAMISSGIEYNIEKINHSVDKIGQFITGNFDNKVYQHNDFNLFLKFNQNSLNEKYYPTSGNNLQIISKYYFGNKYNLYDLENTQPSLYQYLNPSERYYSASKNMISLIVNENYVFPIFKKLSVKANVFLGTHFSFTPQVENQTPYLFLNQKFYLGGSEYNFNGNNPEFNGFRQKEAPINSLAKLGIDFQYNIYKKFYLTPSFHYGMGSYYLTPFKESINIFSYGLNLGYQSVLGPININVSKNDVINLWRVYFSIGFKF encoded by the coding sequence ATGAAAAAAATTTTCACCATTTTGTCATTGATAATGACAATTACGTTACTGTATTCGCAAGATTCAATAAAAATTCATTCCTCTCTTATTACAAAAGACACAAAATTCGGTCTCGCATTAAGCGGTGGCGGTGCAAAAGGTTTTGCCCATATTGGAATTCTCAAGATGTTGGATTCTTTAAAAATAAAAGTAGATTATATTACCGGAACCAGTATGGGTGGGATTTTAGGAGGTTTGTATGGGATGGGATATAGCGGAAACGAATTAAAAAAAATGGTTTATTCTACAGACTGGAAAAGGGTTTTAAGCAACAAAATTCCCTACAATAAAGTGAACATCAGTGAAAAAGACGAGTATAATAAATACATTATGGAGTTTCCGGTCATTGATGGTTTGCCTACGTTACCGGGATCTTATATTGAAGGTCAATATATGTCGGAAGTCCTTAACACACTTACCTTTCCGGCGAAGCATATTAATGATTTCAGTAAACTCCGTATTCCCGTAGAGCTTACCTCTTCTGATATTATCAACGGAGGCCTAGTAATGCAAAAAAAAGGTTCGCTTGCATTGGCCATACGTTCGACACTGGCAATTCCAGCAGCTTTTGCTCCGGTTTATATCGATGGAAAACTGCTTGTAGATGGTGGCTTAGATCGCAACTTCCCCGTTCAGGAGGTTAAAGATATGGGAGCCAATTACATTATTGGAGGATATACGGGATTCAGGCTTTTTACAAAAAAAGAAATTGAAAATCCTATGAAAATGATTTACCAGACCCATGCATTTCATTCTGTACAGGATTATAATCAACAGAAGAAAATGTCTGACATTTTAGTAGATTTTGTAACTCCTCTCAATAAGTATACTACAAAAGATTTTAAAAACTATAAAGAAATCATTAAAATCGGTGAACAAGAAGCTAAAAAACATCTCCCCGAATTTATTGCTTTAGCCAATGAACAGCATAAGCTGGGAATTATTTATGATCATCAATTAATTGAAGAAATAAAGAAACCAACTGTAAAATTCACTTATAGTGAAGATAACGGCACTCCTATAAATAATACTGCTGAAATAGAAACTATTAACAATTTAATGGGTTTGAAAAAAGGAGTATATTATGATGCAAAAACAGTAAATGAAGCTATTGACAGGGTTTTTGGGATGAGGCATTATGAAAAAGTCTATTATACCTATACAGATTCTGATGATGGATTGATCATGAATATTTTTGTAAAAAGAGTAAATCCGGCTGCTTTTAAATTGGCATTACATTATGACAACGAGCAATCTGTAGGAATTATCGTAAATTATACGTATCGAAATCTTGAAAAAAGATTCCGTGCTTTGGCTACTCTGGATATTTCCGAACACTTTAAAGGACGACTGCAGTTTCAGAAATTTCTGGGAAATACTTCCCATTGGTGGATCAGCGCTGAAGGAAATACCTCTCAATTGAAAAGCAATGATTTTATCCTTCGATTAATAAACAGTGATGATGATAATGTGAGCTTGTCCGACAATTATATTTACAGAAATATTAATTTTAATACAGCGATTAATTATACTATCAATCCCAATGCGATGATTTCATCAGGAATAGAATATAATATCGAAAAAATCAATCATTCTGTAGACAAAATCGGCCAGTTCATTACGGGAAATTTTGATAATAAAGTATATCAGCATAATGATTTTAACCTATTTTTAAAATTCAACCAGAACAGTCTGAATGAAAAATATTATCCGACTTCCGGGAATAATCTACAAATTATTTCTAAATATTATTTTGGAAATAAATATAATTTATATGATCTAGAAAATACACAACCCTCACTTTATCAATACCTAAACCCATCTGAGCGTTATTATTCTGCATCTAAAAATATGATAAGTTTAATTGTCAATGAAAATTATGTTTTTCCAATCTTTAAAAAGCTATCAGTAAAGGCAAATGTATTTTTAGGAACTCACTTCTCATTTACACCTCAAGTGGAAAATCAGACACCTTATCTTTTTCTCAATCAGAAATTTTATCTTGGAGGAAGTGAGTATAATTTCAATGGAAACAATCCCGAATTCAACGGTTTCAGACAAAAGGAAGCGCCCATAAACTCTTTAGCTAAACTAGGAATTGACTTTCAATACAATATCTACAAAAAGTTTTACCTTACTCCATCTTTTCATTATGGAATGGGAAGCTATTACCTCACTCCTTTCAAAGAAAGTATTAACATCTTCAGTTATGGTCTTAATCTTGGCTATCAATCTGTCTTAGGACCTATTAATATTAATGTCTCAAAAAATGATGTCATTAATTTATGGAGAGTATATTTTAGTATCGGTTTTAAATTTTAA